CCCCGGCGTCGGTCCAGACGCCGGCGCGGCGCTCCTCGGCCAGCTCCTCCCGGGCGTCGCGCTTGGCGGCGCGGCGCTCCTCGTACAGCTCGCGCTTCTCCTCGCGGCTGGCGCGGCCCGAGCCCTCCAGGCGCAGGTCGGTGCCGCGGGGTCCCACCGCCATGTCGCTGCCGACGAGCGTGGGCTCCCAGTCGAAGACCACGGCGTCGTCCCCCGGGCCGATGACCACGGTGGAGCCGGCCACGGCCCCGGCCTTGAAGAGCTCCTCCTCCACGCCCAGGCGGGCGAGGCGGTCCGCGAGGTAGCCCACGGCCTCGTCGTTGGCGAAGTCGGTCTGGCGCACCCACCGCTCCGGCTTGGCGCCGCGGACGCGGAACACCACGTCGCCGGCCGCCTCGGCGTAGGCCGGCGCCCCCTCGCGGACCACCGTGAAGCCGGCGTCGTCCACCGCGCGGGGCCTGATGATCGTGCGCGCCACCGGCGCCGCGGGCGCCTCCTCGCGGGCCTGCCTGACCAGCGACGCCATGGCGAAGGTCAGCTGGCGCAGCCCCTCGTGGCTGGCGGAGGAGACCTCCAGCACGCTCAGCCCGCGCGCCTCGAGGTCGGGGCGCACCAGCTCGGCGAGCTCCTTGGCCTCGGGCACGTCCACCTTGTGGAGCACCACCAGGCGGGGGCGGTCGGGCAGGGGCACGGACGCCGGGCCGGTGGCGTCGGGCGCCACGGGGTAGGCCGCCAGCTCCGCCTCGATGACGTCGAAGTCGGTGATCGGGTCCCGCCCGGGGTCCAGCGTGGCGCAGTCGAGCACGTGCACGAGGGCCGCGCAGCGCTCGACGTGCCGGAGGAACTCCAGCCCGAGGCCCTTGCCCTGGCTGGCGCCGGGGATGAGGCCGGGGACGTCGGCCACGGTGAAGCGCTCGTCCCCGGCGGTGACCACGCCGAGGTTCGGCACCAGGGTGGTGAACGGGTAGTCGGCGATCTTCGGCTTGGCAGCCGACAGGGCGCCCACCAGGCTCGACTTGCCAGCGCTGGGGTAGCCGATGAACGCGACGTCCGCGAGGCTCCGCAGCTCCAGGACCACGTCCTCGGCCTCGCCGGGCTCCCCCAGCAGCGCGAAGCCGGGCGCCTTGCGCCGGGCGCTGGCGAGGGCGGAGTTGCCCAGCCCGCCGCGGCCGCCGGCCGCCACCACGAAGCGGGTGCCCGGGCCGACGAGGTCGGCGATGATCTCGCCGTCCGCGCTGCGGACCGTGGTGCCCTCGGGCACCGGCAGCACGAGGTCCTCGCCGTCACCGCCGTTGCGGTGGCCCCCGGCGCCCTGCTTGCCGTTGGTGGCGCGGCGGTGGGGCGCGTGGTGGTAGTCGAGCAGCGTGGTGGTGGAGGTGTCGACCTCGAGGACGACGTCACCGCCGCGCCCGCCGTTGCCGCCGTCGGGGCCGCCGAGCGGCTTGAACTTCTCGCGGTGCACCGATGCGCACCCGTTGCCGCCGCTGCCCGCTGCCACGTGCACCACGACGCGGTCGACGAACGTCGCCACCGGGCCATCTCCTCCTGTCGAGCGGGTCGTGCTGGTCGCACGGCCGCGCGCACCTGCTGTCGATGCGCGCGAGGGGGCGGCCGGTGGTCCGGCCGCCCCCTCGGTGGGTCTCCGTGTCAGATCGCGTCAGGCACGGGGTCCCGGTGACGCTGTCGCTGTGCTCAGGCCTCCACGGCCACGGGCAGGACCGCGACGACGCGGCGACCGCCGCGCGTGCCGAAGGTCACCGCGCCGGCGGCGGTGGCGAACAGCGTGTCGTCGCCACCGCGACCCACGTTGTCGCCCGGGTGGAAGTGGGTGCCGCGCTGGCGGACGATGATCTCGCCGGCGCCGACGACCTGGCCGCCGAAGCGCTTCACGCCGAGGCGCTGGGCGTTCGAGTCGCGGCCGTTGCGGCTGGAGCTGGCGCCCTTCTTGTGTGCCATCTCAGTGCTCTCCTCGGGTCTGTCCGTGCGGGGTCGGCGTCAGCCGATGGCCGTGATGCGCAGGCGGGTGAGCTCCTGGCGGTGGCCCTGGCGCTTCTTGTAGCCGGTCTTGTTCTTGTACTTCTGGATGACGATCTTCGGGCCGCGCTCGGCCCGGACGACCTCGGCGGTGACAGTCGTCTTGGCCAGGGCGTCGGCGGCACTGGTGACGGTGTCACCGTCGACCAGCAGGAGCGGCGTCAGCGACACGGACGAGCCGGTCTCCCCCGCCACCCGGTCGACGACGAGCACGTCGCCGACGGCGACCTTCTCCTGGCGGCCGCCGGCGCGGACGATGGCGTACACGTGTCGCTCACTCTCTGCTGTGACTGCTGGACTGTCTGGTGACTTCTGGTCTGCTCGGCGCACCACCGGACCCGGCACGAGGCCGGCGGTGGGGAGCCGTGGTGCTGGTTCCGGGGGTGCGCGCCCCTGGCGCGCACGGCGCACCGGGGGCGCACCGACGCACCAGGATACGGAGCGCGGACGGCGAGCGTCAAAGCGGCTGGCGCGGCGTCAGCCGCGGAGCCCCTCGTCGTCCCCGTCCGACCCCTCCGGCGACCCGTCGGGGGCCACCTCCGAGCCGTGCGCAGGCTCGTCCGCGGGCTCGTCGAGCAGGGGTGGGAGCTCCAGCTCGACGGTGCTGACCTCGACGACCTCGACCACGTCCACGGCGTCGACCACGTCGACGGCGGCCGGGACCTCGGGCCCGACCTCGGGCTCCCCGCCCCCGAGGGCGGCGAGCAGCGCCGCGGCCTCGAGCGAGGGTCCCTGGCCGGCGGCCGGCGCGGTCGGGCGCAGCGAGGCCAGGGCGATGCCGTTCATGGCCTCGCGGACCGCGTCGCGGGCGGCCTCCTCGCGGCTGCGCGCCTCGCCGTCGCCCTTGTCCCCGTGGTCGGTCGGCTCGTGCCGGTCAGCCCGGTCAGCCCGGTCAGCCCGCTCGGCGCGGGACTGCCGCTCCGCGGCGGGACGCTCCTGGTCAGGGCGGACGTCGCCGCGACCGGACCGGTCCTGGCGCTCGGGCTTGTCCTGGCGCTCGCCGCGGTCCTGGCGCTCGGGCTTGTCCTGGCGCTCGCCGCCGCGCTGCTCGCCGCGGCCGCGGGGCGGCGCCGGCACGGGCGGGTGGGCGCTGCCGCCCGAGCCGCCGCTGCCGTGGGAGGCGTGCCCGCCGTGCGGGGTGAGGTCGTCCTGCACCACGACGCCGCGGCCGGCGCAGTGCTCGCAGGGCTCGCTGAAGGTCTCCAGCAGGCCCTGCCCGACGCGCTTGCGGGTCATCTGCACCAGGCCGAGGGAGGTGACCTCGGCCACCTGGTGCTTGGACCTGTCCCGGCCCAGGCACTCGACCAGGCGCCGCAGCACGAGGTCGCGGTTCGACTCGAGCACCATGTCGATGAAGTCGACGACGACGATGCCGCCGATGTCGCGCAGCCGCAGCTGGCGCACGATCTCCTCGGCCGCCTCGAGGTTGTTGCGGGTGACCGTCTCCTCGAGGTTGCCCCCCGAGCCCGTGAACCTGCCGGTGTTGACGTCGACCACGGTCATGGCCTCGGTCCTGTCGATGACGAGGGAGCCGCCCGACGGCAGCCACACCTTGCGCTCGAGGGCCTTGGCGATCTGCTCGTCGATGCGGTGGTGCGCGAAGGCGCTGCCGCCGGAGCCGTCGGCGTCCCAGCGGGTGACGCGCTCGGCGAGGTCGGGGGCCACGGAGTCGACGTAGGGCTTGATCGAGCCCCACGCCTCCTCCCCCTCGACGACGAGCTGCGCGAAGTCCTCGTTGAAGACGTCGCGGACCACCTTGATGACCAGGTCGGGCTCGCCGTGCAGCAGCGTCGGCGGGGTCACCTGCTTGGCGCGCGCGGAGATCTCCTCCCACTGCGCGGTGAGGCGCTCGACGTCGCGGCGCAGCTCGGACTCGCTGGCCCCCTCGGCCGCCGTGCGCACGATGACGCCGGCGTCCTCGGGGACGACCTCCTTGAGGATCGACTTCAGGCGCGAGCGCTCGGTGTCGGGCAGCTTGCGCGAGATGCCGGTCATGGACCCGCCGGGCACGTACACGAGGTAGCGACCGGGCAGGGAGACCTGGCTGGTGAGGCGGGCGCCCTTGTGGCCGATCGGGTCCTTGGTGACCTGCACCAGCACCGGGTCGCCCGACTTCAGCGCGGACTCGATCTTCTTGGCCTGGCCGGACAGCCCGGCGGCCTCCCAGTCGACCTCGCCGGCGTACAGGACGGCGTTGCGGCCGCGCCCGATGTCCACGAAGGCGGCCTCCATGCTCGGCAGCACGTTCTGCACGCGGCCGAGGTGGACGTTGCCGATCATCGAGGTCTGCTGCTTGCGCGCCGAGTAGTGCTCGACCAGCACGCCGTCCTCGAGGACGGCGACCTGGGAGCGCCCGCCGCGCGTGCGCACGACCATCGTCCGCTCGACGCTCTCACGGCGCGCCAGGAACTCGGCCTCGGACAGGACGCGGGGGCGGCGACCGCCGTCGCGGCCGTCGCGGCGGCGCTGGCGCTTGGCCTCCAGGCGCGTCGAGCCCTTCACGGCGGTCACGTCACCGCTGTCGGAGGACTCGCTGCGGGCGCGGCGCGAGCGCGACCGGGAGCGCGAGCTCGTCGAGCCGCTCGAGCCGCTCTCCGTCTCGGCGGCGTCCTCGGCGTCGTCGGAGCCCCCGCGGCGCCGACGGCGGCGACGGCGGCGGCTCGTCGAGGAGGAGCCCTCCGCGTCACCGTCCTCGGAGTCCTCGCCGTCCTCGGCGCCGGTGTCCTCGCCGTCGGCGTCCTCGGTGTCGTCCGCGTCGTCGGTGTCATCGCCGTCGTCGGGACCGTCGGACGCGGCGGCGGCACCGTCGGCGGTGGTCGCGGCCC
This window of the Quadrisphaera sp. RL12-1S genome carries:
- the obgE gene encoding GTPase ObgE; protein product: MATFVDRVVVHVAAGSGGNGCASVHREKFKPLGGPDGGNGGRGGDVVLEVDTSTTTLLDYHHAPHRRATNGKQGAGGHRNGGDGEDLVLPVPEGTTVRSADGEIIADLVGPGTRFVVAAGGRGGLGNSALASARRKAPGFALLGEPGEAEDVVLELRSLADVAFIGYPSAGKSSLVGALSAAKPKIADYPFTTLVPNLGVVTAGDERFTVADVPGLIPGASQGKGLGLEFLRHVERCAALVHVLDCATLDPGRDPITDFDVIEAELAAYPVAPDATGPASVPLPDRPRLVVLHKVDVPEAKELAELVRPDLEARGLSVLEVSSASHEGLRQLTFAMASLVRQAREEAPAAPVARTIIRPRAVDDAGFTVVREGAPAYAEAAGDVVFRVRGAKPERWVRQTDFANDEAVGYLADRLARLGVEEELFKAGAVAGSTVVIGPGDDAVVFDWEPTLVGSDMAVGPRGTDLRLEGSGRASREEKRELYEERRAAKRDAREELAEERRAGVWTDAGDEG
- the rpmA gene encoding 50S ribosomal protein L27, with product MAHKKGASSSRNGRDSNAQRLGVKRFGGQVVGAGEIIVRQRGTHFHPGDNVGRGGDDTLFATAAGAVTFGTRGGRRVVAVLPVAVEA
- the rplU gene encoding 50S ribosomal protein L21, whose product is MYAIVRAGGRQEKVAVGDVLVVDRVAGETGSSVSLTPLLLVDGDTVTSAADALAKTTVTAEVVRAERGPKIVIQKYKNKTGYKKRQGHRQELTRLRITAIG
- a CDS encoding Rne/Rng family ribonuclease, which codes for PATGSALPLFQAAAAEPAPARTPRRRATAATGAPEVEVAPPAEETPRRAAEPDATVDATPVTTSAAAAPAPAEGAEPAGRRPRRRRAASRPAGPPVEAPEATAETTADTTAETTSASALEVVPAEAVDEPSAPGAPETVVEDDGLDGTALAGDEAAAADDTTADTDEATAATAAEPTAVDDDEDDEDADDTAAEDGEDPESEDAAARPRRGRRRRGGRGRRRRTGDEADEAAADEVSEGDGAATTADGAAAASDGPDDGDDTDDADDTEDADGEDTGAEDGEDSEDGDAEGSSSTSRRRRRRRRRGGSDDAEDAAETESGSSGSTSSRSRSRSRRARSESSDSGDVTAVKGSTRLEAKRQRRRDGRDGGRRPRVLSEAEFLARRESVERTMVVRTRGGRSQVAVLEDGVLVEHYSARKQQTSMIGNVHLGRVQNVLPSMEAAFVDIGRGRNAVLYAGEVDWEAAGLSGQAKKIESALKSGDPVLVQVTKDPIGHKGARLTSQVSLPGRYLVYVPGGSMTGISRKLPDTERSRLKSILKEVVPEDAGVIVRTAAEGASESELRRDVERLTAQWEEISARAKQVTPPTLLHGEPDLVIKVVRDVFNEDFAQLVVEGEEAWGSIKPYVDSVAPDLAERVTRWDADGSGGSAFAHHRIDEQIAKALERKVWLPSGGSLVIDRTEAMTVVDVNTGRFTGSGGNLEETVTRNNLEAAEEIVRQLRLRDIGGIVVVDFIDMVLESNRDLVLRRLVECLGRDRSKHQVAEVTSLGLVQMTRKRVGQGLLETFSEPCEHCAGRGVVVQDDLTPHGGHASHGSGGSGGSAHPPVPAPPRGRGEQRGGERQDKPERQDRGERQDKPERQDRSGRGDVRPDQERPAAERQSRAERADRADRADRHEPTDHGDKGDGEARSREEAARDAVREAMNGIALASLRPTAPAAGQGPSLEAAALLAALGGGEPEVGPEVPAAVDVVDAVDVVEVVEVSTVELELPPLLDEPADEPAHGSEVAPDGSPEGSDGDDEGLRG